In one Chthoniobacterales bacterium genomic region, the following are encoded:
- a CDS encoding BlaI/MecI/CopY family transcriptional regulator codes for MKWHQKLSRRERQVMEILLSCADGATAADIQGRLPQAPSYSAVRALLRVMEEKGLLTHTAEGAAYVYRPVMAADQARASVLRQMLATFFNGSREQLVAALLNEEETKISREELGRLEKLIRQAKREGR; via the coding sequence ATGAAGTGGCATCAAAAACTGAGTCGGCGGGAACGGCAGGTGATGGAGATTCTGCTCTCGTGCGCGGATGGCGCCACGGCCGCGGATATTCAGGGGCGGCTGCCGCAGGCGCCCAGTTATTCGGCGGTGCGGGCGCTGCTGCGGGTGATGGAGGAAAAGGGACTTTTGACGCACACGGCGGAGGGAGCGGCCTACGTGTATCGGCCGGTGATGGCGGCGGACCAGGCGCGTGCGTCGGTGCTCAGGCAAATGCTGGCCACGTTTTTCAATGGGTCTCGCGAGCAGCTGGTGGCGGCGCTTTTGAACGAGGAGGAAACGAAGATTTCCCGGGAGGAGCTGGGGCGCCTCGAAAAACTGATCCGGCAGGCGAAGCGGGAGGGGCGGTAA
- a CDS encoding ribonuclease H-like domain-containing protein, translating into MPRDIVYFDLETQRTANDVGGWGNKDRMGMSVGVTYSTALGEYRIYGESQVDDLINQLRRADLVIGYNVINFDFHVLMGYTPLDLPEYLPTLDLMVDVETAIGHRLPLEALAQGTFGVGKTAEGLDAIRWWREGKVMEVAEYCCFDVKVTKMVHEHGVATGELYYVDRFARKQRVEVPWGKSAAAPSAALAA; encoded by the coding sequence GTGCCCAGGGACATTGTTTACTTCGACCTCGAAACTCAGCGCACCGCGAATGACGTGGGTGGCTGGGGGAACAAGGACCGCATGGGCATGTCCGTCGGCGTGACCTACAGCACCGCGCTCGGCGAATACCGCATCTATGGCGAAAGTCAGGTCGACGACCTCATCAACCAGCTCCGCCGCGCGGATCTCGTGATCGGCTACAACGTCATCAACTTCGACTTTCACGTCCTCATGGGCTACACGCCACTGGATCTGCCGGAGTATCTGCCCACGCTCGACCTCATGGTCGACGTCGAGACCGCGATCGGCCACCGGCTTCCCCTCGAGGCGCTCGCGCAGGGCACGTTCGGCGTCGGCAAGACGGCGGAGGGCCTTGACGCCATCCGCTGGTGGCGCGAGGGGAAGGTGATGGAGGTCGCGGAGTATTGCTGTTTCGATGTGAAGGTGACGAAGATGGTGCACGAGCACGGTGTCGCGACCGGCGAGCTGTATTACGTGGACCGTTTCGCCCGCAAGCAACGCGTCGAAGTGCCGTGGGGAAAATCCGCCGCCGCCCCGTCAGCCGCCCTCGCCGCATGA
- a CDS encoding glycosyltransferase, whose translation MVRILHVIDSLDLGGAQTALLNLVRNADRTRFHHEVAAMHGEGMFAAAFRAIDVPVHSLAARRWPPAYVLNFPRLLRRGKFDIVHCHLFAANWIAKPLAALFGARCIYHHDQCNDAFRADSPAAVLVDTLTNQLSTRVLAVSRSVEEFALNVEALPPERVTYLPNSVDLAEFRPGTPAERAAARAKLALPAEAFVIGGVGRLTPQKNFGLLLEAAAPVLAERPGTLVALFGSGPEEAMLRERAGDGVRFLGTVADRAAIYHTLDALVLPSRFEGLPMTVLEAMASGVPVLASAVDGVREIATPEMHALLAPSEDAAAFRAALRRIIDDSALRQRLVGTALALMKSRFDARKLAAELEKWYAHDLANP comes from the coding sequence TTGGTTCGCATTCTTCATGTCATCGACAGCCTCGATCTCGGGGGCGCCCAGACGGCGCTGCTGAATCTGGTGCGGAATGCCGACCGCACGCGCTTTCATCACGAGGTCGCGGCCATGCATGGCGAGGGAATGTTCGCCGCTGCCTTCCGCGCCATCGACGTGCCCGTGCATTCGCTGGCTGCCCGCCGCTGGCCGCCGGCCTACGTGTTGAATTTTCCGCGCCTCCTGCGCCGCGGAAAATTCGACATCGTGCATTGCCACCTCTTCGCGGCGAACTGGATCGCCAAGCCGCTCGCGGCGCTCTTCGGCGCACGATGCATCTACCATCACGACCAGTGCAACGACGCCTTTCGCGCCGATTCGCCGGCCGCGGTGCTTGTGGACACCCTCACGAACCAGCTCTCGACCCGCGTCCTCGCCGTCTCGCGCTCGGTCGAGGAGTTCGCGTTGAACGTCGAGGCGCTGCCGCCCGAGCGCGTGACGTATCTGCCGAACAGCGTGGATCTCGCCGAGTTCCGCCCCGGCACGCCGGCTGAACGCGCCGCGGCCCGGGCGAAGCTGGCGCTGCCGGCGGAGGCTTTTGTGATCGGTGGCGTCGGCCGATTGACGCCCCAGAAAAATTTCGGCCTGCTTCTCGAGGCGGCCGCGCCGGTGCTCGCGGAGCGGCCGGGCACGCTGGTCGCGCTGTTTGGATCGGGACCGGAGGAGGCGATGTTGCGCGAGCGGGCGGGCGATGGCGTGCGCTTCCTTGGCACGGTGGCGGATCGCGCCGCCATTTACCACACCCTCGACGCACTGGTGCTGCCCTCGCGGTTCGAAGGGCTGCCCATGACGGTGCTCGAGGCGATGGCGTCCGGCGTGCCGGTGCTGGCCTCGGCGGTGGACGGCGTGCGGGAAATCGCGACGCCGGAAATGCATGCCCTGCTCGCGCCGTCGGAGGATGCGGCGGCCTTTCGCGCGGCTTTGCGGCGGATTATCGACGATTCTGCGCTTCGCCAGCGGCTGGTTGGCACTGCACTTGCGCTCATGAAAAGTCGGTTCGACGCCCGAAAACTGGCGGCCGAACTGGAAAAATGGTATGCGCACGACCTTGCGAATCCTTAA